The genomic interval CTTCATCCATAACGACGCGCGCTATGGCAACGTGCATAACACTGACCAGAGCATGATCCTGCCGATTTTCCACGAGGGGAGGTTGGTGTGCTGGGTAGCCTCCACCGTGCACGAGGGCGAGAACGGCGCGATCGAGCCGGGCGGCATGCCATCCATGGCTGAGAGCCCGTGCGATGAAGGCCTGAAAATGAGCCCCTTCAAGGTGGTGGAAAACTACGAAATCAAGCGAGACATCCTGACCTTCCTACAGAACTCGGTGCGCGAGCCCAAGCTGCAGTACGAGGACATGAAGGTCAAGCTCTTCGCTTGCCTGCGCATCAAGCAGCGGATCGAAGAAACGCTCAAGACCGACGGCCCGGACGCCATGGTTTCGACCCTGCGCCTGACCATGGAGAACGTCCGCGCCGAGGTGAAGCGCCGCATCAGCGAATGGCCGGACATGACGGTGCGCACCTACATCATCCAGGACTCGACCCTGCGCGAAAACTGTGTGGTGAAGATTAACTGCAAGCTCACCAAAACCGGTGACCGGCTGATCTTCGACTTCCGCGGTTCGGCACCGGAATTCACCAATCGACCGACCAACACCATCGTCGCCGGCCTCAAGGGCATGCTATCGCAGGTTTTCCTGTGCTACGTGTGGCCGGATCTACCGCGCGGCCAGGCGGCCTTCGCACCGATCGAGGTAATCACCGATCCGCACTCGATCGTGAACTGCTCCTATGATGCGCCAAACTCGCAAAGCCTGATGTCGATCTTCACCGGCTTCACCGCCGGCCAGCACGCAGTGGCAAAGTTCCTTTACAGTTGCTCGGAGAAATACACGAAGGTACATGCTCCGACCTTTAACATGATCAATACCTTCATTTGGGGCGGAGTGAGCCAGCACGGCGAGACCCTGGGCAACCTCTGTGCAGACCTGAACGGAATGGGGGGCGGCGCCAGGGTGGACCGCGATGGCGAGCACGCCTTGGCACCAATCTTCGCCACCATGGCGGACATCGGTGAGCAAGAGCTGAACGAGGAGGACGTGCCTTTCCTACAACTAGTGTCGAAGAAGATGACGCGCGACGCTATCGCGCCAGGCAAGTATCGCGGTGGCCAGGGTTACACGATGATCGTGGCGACCAAGGACAGCGAGCAATGGGGCTTCATGACTACCTGCCAGGGCGCCAAGATCCCGCCAATACAGGGTCTGTTCGGCGGCTATGCATGCGGTACCTATCCGCTCTCCAAAGTTAAGGGCGTGGATGTGTATGACGTGCTGCTCGAGACGCCGGAAAAGTTCAAGCACTCGATCGAGGAGATCATGAACGAGCAGCCCTTCGAAGGGGCGAGCTACACCACCCACCACATGGGCATGGGCTTCGAGATCTCCAAACGCGGCGAACTGTTCATGATCTCGCAAGGCGCCGGTGCCGGTTACGGCGATCTGCTGGAGCGCGACCCGGCGGGTGTCATTCGCGACATCGAGGAGGGCCTGATCTCGCAGGACGTCGCCGAGCGACTGTACAAGGTCAAGTTCGACCCGCTGACGCTGGCGATCAACCACGAGGCCACCGCCGCGGCCCGCGATACCGAGCGCAAGGCGCGTCTGGCCCGCGGCGTGCCTTATGCCGAGTTTGTCAAGTCGTGGAACAAGCCGACACCACCATCTTACCTGCAGTACTTCGGCTGCTGGGGCGATGATATCGACAAGCTCTATATGGGAGGCGCCGACAAGTTCCGCGCTGCCGACGAGCCCAAGCCCAACTACATGGCGCATCCGAAGGATGTGCGCATCGCCGAACTCGAGGCACGCCTGGCGGCACTCGGCGCGATGGGAGGTGAAAAGCAATGAGCCAACATCTCGCCGACGATCTGCCCGGCGGCACGGGCGGTGGACGCCTGCGGGTGTGGCTGAAGGCTTCGGCCTACACCCGAAGGCTGTTGTTGGGCACAGGAGGCGACCCTTGGTTGAGTGCGCCGCAGTACCTGGCCTACTTCAGTCAGGCCCAGGGCCTGCTGCGACCGGACGTGGCGGTGGTGGAAGTCGGCGAGCTGTTCGATTCCTGGCTGTCTCGCCACCCGGAGGTGGCAGCGGAGCTGGGGTCGAAAAGGCGCCTGTCCTTCCCGCTGCGCAAGCTGCTGGAGCAGGAAGAGCCACGCCAGATCCTGGCCGAGGTCGTGGAGGCGGTCATCGCCAACCTGCGCGGCCAGACGCCACTGGTGCTGGCCATGCCGTCGCCCAAGCACTGGCTGCATCATGCCAATATGCTGGCCGGGCGGATCGAGGTCGAACTAGAGCCGGACGGGATCGAGGATGCCGCCATGTACATGGCTGACCTGCTGCGCTCCGTTTCCGCCTACCCGGTGGGTGGTGTGCTGCTGGAGGAGCAGCCCGCCGATAGCAGCATGGGCGTGACCGACGTCGAACGCTATCGCCCGCTGATCAACGTGGCCAAACACTATCGTTGGTCGCTGGCCTTGCGGCCGCACGGTGGCTCGGCCTTGGCATCGCCCGCGCTGGCCGAGTTCGATGCGGTGATCTCGCCGACCATCCGGGTGCCGAAGCCGGCATCAAGCGGCGTGGATGTGGGCGCCGCTCTGTGGCATGGCGGCAGCTTGCCGGTCCTCGACCAAGGGCAGTTCTACTTCGTCGAGATCCCCGCTGAGCAGCAGCCAGAGTTCGTACTGGAAAGTCTCGTCCGGCTGCGGGCTTGATCTGTCGGGCAAGCGTCGCGGCGCGCCGTGACGCCTGCCCGACCTTCTTGTCACCCTTTGCCCTCCCCGGTTTCCCATGCTCTCTGCCTCCTTAGGTATGGAGCGTGTGAAGGCCCTGCAGCTGTACCGCTAGGCATTGAGCGAGTGAAGGGCCTGCAGTTGCAGGTGCCTGATACCGCGGGAGGGACTTTTTAGGGTAGGCAGTGGCATTAAAACTGGGCTGTACCTTTGCTCTTAAAGGCACTGCTCTCAACTTGACATCGCTCTCCGCCAGCGGCGCTGCGGAAGCAGGACAACAACAAGAGGCAGAACAGCATGGCCGGACTCGACAAGCGCGTGAACACCTACGAAGAAGCCCTGGCCGGGCTCACCGACGGCATGACCGTCCTGGCCGGCGGCTTCGGTCTGTGCGGCATCCCGGAAAACCTGATCGCCGAGATCCGCCGCCGCCAGGTCAAGGGGCTGACGGTGGTCTCCAACAACTGCGGCATCGACGGCTTCGGCCTGGGCGTGCTGCTCGAGGACCGGCAGATCCGCAGGATGATCGCCTCCTACGTCGGCGAGAACGCCCTGTTCGAGCGCCAGCTGCTCGACGGCGAGCTGGAGGTCGAACTG from Azotobacter salinestris carries:
- a CDS encoding hydantoinase B/oxoprolinase family protein, translated to MNEIATPVRAKTPSADELALIQKFLSDTTLFLGPDPEIMQNHDLMPRTEAEDEAIRKMSDAHTIAKIRDRIQAGCDEGYEMVEQMGAAPGAKWGDVITGVYSASGDLAIASAGGVLIFSALVHHPIKFIIKNWMNDPTVGVREGDGFIHNDARYGNVHNTDQSMILPIFHEGRLVCWVASTVHEGENGAIEPGGMPSMAESPCDEGLKMSPFKVVENYEIKRDILTFLQNSVREPKLQYEDMKVKLFACLRIKQRIEETLKTDGPDAMVSTLRLTMENVRAEVKRRISEWPDMTVRTYIIQDSTLRENCVVKINCKLTKTGDRLIFDFRGSAPEFTNRPTNTIVAGLKGMLSQVFLCYVWPDLPRGQAAFAPIEVITDPHSIVNCSYDAPNSQSLMSIFTGFTAGQHAVAKFLYSCSEKYTKVHAPTFNMINTFIWGGVSQHGETLGNLCADLNGMGGGARVDRDGEHALAPIFATMADIGEQELNEEDVPFLQLVSKKMTRDAIAPGKYRGGQGYTMIVATKDSEQWGFMTTCQGAKIPPIQGLFGGYACGTYPLSKVKGVDVYDVLLETPEKFKHSIEEIMNEQPFEGASYTTHHMGMGFEISKRGELFMISQGAGAGYGDLLERDPAGVIRDIEEGLISQDVAERLYKVKFDPLTLAINHEATAAARDTERKARLARGVPYAEFVKSWNKPTPPSYLQYFGCWGDDIDKLYMGGADKFRAADEPKPNYMAHPKDVRIAELEARLAALGAMGGEKQ